In Oncorhynchus masou masou isolate Uvic2021 chromosome 31, UVic_Omas_1.1, whole genome shotgun sequence, the sequence TCTCGAAAACATTGTGGTGGTCTCGGGAACATACAGGGGATATGGATGCCTACAGTGCGTAAGCAGGCAACACCATTTTCTTATGCGCAAAGATATAGTCACTCGGGGGACATTCGATGTTGCCATTAAGTCATACATCATCAGATAACATTGGCAATAGGCTAGATTTGTTTCTACCAACCTAAGGATTCATTTGATATCCCCATGTAGCTATAGCTCAAACACAGACCAAAACTAAGCTTACCTTGTAAGAGGTTTGGTGAAAACGTGTAATATAAACATTTTGACGCTCGGGCCTGGAGGTCAATAATGGTAGGTCACAGGCAGAGAAATAAGATATCCTCGTGATCTGCGGAGTCCCGGCTTTCGGTGTGTATCAACATATTGCGTCTTTATGTTGTTTATGCTTCACAACGCTAACCGGAATGTAGGTAGCAGCCATCTTGAAATTTGGTTATGGCTCGGCCTACCCTTATAAATGTGTACATGCCCATATGTGGTAGTAAGTCATACCAAAGATTTGAAGACACCGATCAATAGTCAAAATACTCAGCTTTCCGCAAACACACTACTTTGCTGATAGGGGCTCCCATTCTCATACCAGCAAGAATTGAATAAAAACAATCTAATAGGGTTCCCAAATATGAGAACTTTGCATACAGTAACTATATTTGTGTGGTCAGCTCCAGAACGGTTGGCCAGCTCTGAGGAGGCCTTCAAAGCATTCAGCCAGGATGGCCTCGGGGTAGTAGAGCAAGGCTGGACAGTTGGCTTCTGAGCAGTCCAGTCTCTTTCGAGTAAGCCAAGTTGAGAAGCATGCTGTCCCGGTTGAGCTTGGTGACAAAGCCCCTGAGcttggagaggaggtggaggaggagcaaTTCAGCGGTGGTGAAGTCCCTTGTCTCGAGGAACAGCAGGTTGTCGCTCAGGACCTCTGAGGGCTTGAGGAGCACAAAGGGGTTCTGACTGAGCAGCTTCTGCAGCCAGATCTTCATGTTGGTCACATCGCCCCTTAGCTCCAGGTGGATAATTCCCTCGCTCTGCCCCACAGGGCATCTGAAACTCTGGGGGTGCTGGCCATCAGCTTTGTGACAATGCACATGTTCAGGTGCAAACTGGAAGTAGTCGATGTTGGCCCTCTGGTTGGTATGATGGCTGGAGCAGGTGAAGAAGGAGGCAAGTAACTTCTCAATGATCCAAGTCAGATGAGTCAGATGGATCTCCACAGCTCTCTCTGGGCGTGTTGCTGCTCCGGGCCGCAGAGGACCGCCTCGGGGTAGAGCTCAAGGACCCAGGCGTTCACGAGGCCCTCTGCCCCAATGTCTCGCAGCATGCTGGCCATCTCACTCATGTAGGCAGGGCTCTGGTGCAGGACCCAACCCTTGAGCTGGTGGATCTTCTGGATGTCCACTGAGAGGTCATAGAGGGCTTCCACGGTCACCTGGTTCTCTGCTGTGCTCAAGCCCCCGGGGTTGATAAGGGCCTGAGAGGGGGAAGATGTTGAACCCGCTGACAGTGAACTCATAGGGACGTTGCAACTAATCGCAACATGGGTGCACAGTCACAGACCATTGCAGGTCTGACctaggtgtgatataacagacattttcaagatagctagctagctagttagctacagaTCCTTGACCATACAAAATACACTAAAATGATTTGTTGTGATTCAACACAAAGTGAACATAAACTCAGCACTAAATAGCTTAGTAATAATGAAGAATTGTACAAATATCACATCAGTCATAACAACATTGGTTTGTCAGTGTGTGATAGCAGTTGACCAGCTAGCTGCCTTGACAGCTATGATAGGCTGCTAAAGCAGGATGAATTGGGATGATACTTTGAAGATGTTTGGAGGACAAAACTGTTCTTTAAATTCAACCTCATGTTCTTTCACATCCCTTGCACTTTCCAAATAGAAACAACAAATAAGTACATAACGGTATATAAGCTAGTTAGCCAACAGTAGTACCTGAGGGTTATTTAAGCAATACGGCCCGAgtaggtgtggtatatggccaatataccatggctaagacTATTCTTATGTACGACACAATGCGGAGTGGcgggatacagcccttagctatggccatataccacaaactccAGAGTAATTT encodes:
- the mterf2 gene encoding LOW QUALITY PROTEIN: transcription termination factor 2, mitochondrial (The sequence of the model RefSeq protein was modified relative to this genomic sequence to represent the inferred CDS: inserted 6 bases in 4 codons; deleted 2 bases in 1 codon; substituted 1 base at 1 genomic stop codon), with protein sequence MLRLVATSLXVHCQRVTSSPSQALINPGGLSTAENQVTVEALYDLSVDIQKIHQLKGWVLHQSPAYMSEMASMLRDIGAEGLVNAWVLELYPEAVLCGPEQQHAQRELWRSIXTHLTWIIEKLLASFFTCSSHHTNQRANIDYFQXLHLNMCIVTKLMASXPQSFRCPVGQSEGIIHLELRGDVTNMKIWLQKLLSQNPFVLLKPSEVLSDNLLFLETRDFTTAELLLLHLLSKLRGFVTKLNRDSMLLNLAYSKEXLDCSEANCPALLYYPEAILAECFEGLLRAGQPFWS